A genomic segment from Mastomys coucha isolate ucsf_1 unplaced genomic scaffold, UCSF_Mcou_1 pScaffold7, whole genome shotgun sequence encodes:
- the Abt1 gene encoding activator of basal transcription 1 — translation MVKAGELVEERKAAMEEEEEEEVTGEAAEEQEEAEEAACSSSNSKKKKVVPGIVYLGHVPPRFRPLHVRNLLSAYGEVGRVFFQAEDRFVKRKKKAAAAAGGKKGTKYSKDYTEGWVEFRDKRIAKRVAASLHNTPMGARKRSPFRYDLWNLKYLHRFTWSHLSEHLAFERQVRRQRLRAEVAQAKRETDFYLRNVEQGQRFLAADGDATRPNSSWTFTQRPTEQELRARKAARPGGRERARLATVQDQARSNRGLLARIFGAPLPAESKEEP, via the exons ATGGTGAAGGCAGGAGAGTTGGTGGAGGAGCGAAAGGCTgcaatggaggaagaggaagaggaagaggtgacTGGAGAGGCGgcggaggagcaggaggaggccGAGGAAGCggcctgcagcagcagcaacagcaagaaGAAGAAGGTAGTTCCGGGTATTGTGTACTTAGGCCACGTCCCGCCGCGATTCCGGCCCTTGCACGTACGCAATCTGCTCAGCGCCTACGGCGAGGTGGGACGCGTTTTCTTCCAGGCCGAGG ACCGCTTTGTGAAACGCAAAAAGAAGGCAGCCGCGGCCgcgggaggaaagaagggaactAAATACAGCAAGGACTATACTGAAGGCTGGGTGGAGTTCCGAGACAAGCGCATAGCCAAGCGAGTGGCAGCCAGTCTACATAACACGCCCATGGGCGCCCGCAAGCGCAGCCCCTTCCGTTACGACCTGTGGAACCTCAAG TATTTGCATCGTTTTACTTGGTCCCACCTCAGTGAACACCTCGCCTTTGAGCGCCAAGTACGAAGGCAGCGCCTACGAGCCGAGGTTGCCCAAGCAAAGCGAGAGACTGACTTCTATCTTCGCAATGTAGAACAGGGACAACGCTTCCTTGCAGCTGATGGGGATGCTACTCGACCAAATAGCTCCTGGACATTTACTCAGCGTCCCACAGAGCAGGAGCTTAGGGCCCGGAAAGCAGCTCGTCCAGGAGGGCGGGAAAGAGCTCGGCTGGCTACTGTCCAGGACCAGGCCCGATCCAACAGAGGGCTCCTTGCCAGGATCTTTGGAGCCCCTCTACCtgcagagagcaaggaagaacCATAG